From a single Sebaldella sp. S0638 genomic region:
- a CDS encoding IS3 family transposase, with the protein ELEVELADYINWFNKHRIHSTLGYLSPIEFLKNKLKKTV; encoded by the coding sequence GAATTAGAAGTGGAATTAGCAGACTACATCAATTGGTTTAACAAACATAGAATTCATTCTACATTAGGATATTTAAGCCCTATAGAATTTTTGAAAAACAAACTTAAAAAAACTGTCTAA